From a single Fibrobacter sp. genomic region:
- a CDS encoding major capsid protein produces the protein MSGELNLDSRYELTKLTSVNFKPSQFLRRMCAVELHKTKTLILQQNKKTRLIASYVADDDENGKALARDGFERLVVTAPTVHPWRDLSKRDVETAAKADGIVTYGGQESSEKIKFQSLMNDALELRQSIERREEQQIVEAITTGKVDVKVDDNLMRTINLNIPSANLSPAASGNKFDANGSNPILYLLNQKRLVAKNGGGNVGLTIMGNDAFDAFIQNDAVKEYMDKRHMMFGEIDPKDTDPEGITRAAHILGMDIITYDEFFYDEKQKKDLNLIPKDSIIMIGNGAGFKMHYGAIADGTDGTLNVCQSYVYTWIKNGKSKILEEESSPLFVPMNGAAIISRKVV, from the coding sequence ATGTCTGGTGAACTCAATCTTGATTCTCGCTACGAGCTGACCAAGCTTACCAGCGTAAACTTTAAGCCTTCTCAGTTCCTTCGCCGTATGTGCGCTGTTGAACTGCACAAGACTAAGACTCTTATTCTTCAGCAGAATAAGAAGACCCGTCTCATTGCTTCCTATGTTGCCGATGATGACGAAAATGGCAAGGCTCTTGCCCGTGATGGCTTTGAACGCCTTGTGGTGACTGCTCCTACCGTGCATCCGTGGCGCGATCTTTCCAAGCGCGATGTTGAAACTGCTGCTAAGGCAGACGGTATTGTTACCTATGGTGGCCAGGAAAGTTCTGAAAAGATTAAGTTCCAGAGCTTGATGAATGACGCTCTCGAACTTCGTCAGTCTATCGAACGTCGTGAAGAACAGCAGATTGTTGAAGCGATCACTACTGGTAAGGTTGACGTTAAGGTTGATGACAACCTGATGCGAACCATCAACCTGAACATCCCTTCTGCAAACCTTTCTCCCGCAGCTTCTGGTAATAAGTTTGATGCAAATGGTTCCAATCCGATTCTCTATCTTCTGAACCAGAAGCGTCTGGTCGCGAAGAATGGTGGTGGCAATGTCGGTTTGACCATCATGGGTAACGACGCCTTCGACGCATTCATCCAGAATGATGCTGTCAAGGAATACATGGACAAGCGTCACATGATGTTCGGTGAAATTGACCCGAAGGACACCGATCCGGAAGGCATTACTCGTGCCGCTCACATCCTTGGCATGGACATCATTACCTACGATGAATTCTTCTATGACGAAAAGCAGAAGAAGGACCTGAACTTGATTCCCAAGGATTCCATTATCATGATTGGTAATGGTGCTGGCTTCAAGATGCATTACGGCGCTATCGCAGATGGTACCGACGGCACCCTGAATGTTTGCCAGTCCTACGTTTACACCTGGATTAAGAACGGCAAGTCCAAGATTCTTGAAGAAGAATCCAGCCCGTTGTTTGTCCCGATGAACGGTGCCGCAATCATTTCTCGTAAGGTTGTGTAA
- a CDS encoding S49 family peptidase produces the protein MNFLAKFIGTKWAMRSEDASILASSRLRFTEDEDGWFSYRKESGELDIVNAVEHRDDGIAVIKIDGSLMYRGEDAFWWGCDSYDSIQAAFDECLADDNVKGIVFDINSPGGEVNGCADLGNRIFEARGKKPYGIVARTGGMMCSAAYWIGSSCEKVFCADNGTLGSIGVLCSFSKWSEDLIKTQVVVSDLSPDKAATPDTPEGLALIKKELNDLASVFIETVARNRETTYQDVLNNYGKGAVFIGADAVKAGLADGVISLDALCEQMAQGSLSIGGGVMATENKKSAPAASAEGVDLEAIKAQAIADYKARVASFEAAFAGVEISAEDKKNFMEDESKTVADANEFALSKAKEQIVAQAEELKKVSAERDEFKAKAETVPSAASEKDRAISALEKSASAANSVTPDGEKEETSASKHSDWAKEAANKFYKKG, from the coding sequence ATGAATTTTTTGGCGAAGTTTATCGGTACAAAGTGGGCTATGCGCTCCGAAGATGCATCTATCCTGGCATCTTCCCGCCTGCGTTTTACCGAAGATGAAGACGGGTGGTTCAGCTATCGCAAGGAAAGTGGCGAACTTGATATTGTGAACGCTGTTGAACATCGTGACGACGGGATTGCCGTCATTAAAATTGACGGTTCTCTGATGTATCGCGGTGAAGATGCGTTCTGGTGGGGCTGCGATTCTTACGATTCTATTCAGGCTGCTTTCGATGAATGTCTTGCAGATGATAACGTCAAGGGAATTGTCTTTGACATCAATTCTCCGGGTGGTGAAGTCAATGGCTGTGCTGACCTTGGTAATCGAATTTTTGAAGCCCGCGGTAAAAAGCCGTATGGCATTGTTGCTCGCACCGGTGGAATGATGTGTTCTGCCGCCTATTGGATTGGGTCTAGTTGTGAAAAAGTTTTTTGTGCTGACAATGGCACTCTTGGTTCTATTGGCGTGCTGTGTAGCTTCTCGAAGTGGAGCGAGGATTTGATCAAGACGCAGGTAGTTGTTTCTGACCTGTCTCCCGATAAAGCTGCAACGCCCGATACTCCAGAAGGCTTGGCTCTGATCAAGAAAGAACTGAACGATCTTGCCAGCGTATTTATTGAAACGGTTGCCCGCAATCGTGAAACTACTTACCAGGATGTACTCAACAATTACGGTAAAGGTGCCGTGTTTATCGGTGCCGATGCTGTAAAGGCTGGTCTTGCAGACGGCGTGATTTCCCTGGACGCTCTCTGTGAACAAATGGCTCAGGGAAGTCTATCTATTGGAGGTGGCGTAATGGCTACTGAAAACAAAAAGTCCGCTCCCGCAGCAAGCGCTGAAGGCGTGGATCTGGAAGCTATCAAGGCTCAGGCCATTGCTGATTACAAGGCCCGTGTAGCTTCCTTTGAAGCTGCTTTTGCGGGTGTTGAAATCTCTGCAGAAGACAAGAAAAACTTTATGGAAGACGAATCTAAGACCGTCGCTGACGCAAATGAGTTCGCTCTCTCCAAAGCTAAGGAGCAAATCGTTGCCCAGGCAGAAGAACTGAAGAAGGTTTCTGCTGAACGTGACGAATTCAAGGCTAAGGCTGAAACAGTTCCGTCTGCCGCATCTGAAAAGGATCGTGCTATTTCCGCACTTGAAAAGAGTGCCTCTGCCGCAAACAGCGTGACTCCGGATGGCGAAAAGGAAGAAACTTCTGCTTCTAAGCATTCCGATTGGGCCAAGGAAGCTGCAAACAAATTCTACAAAAAGGGGTAA
- a CDS encoding phage portal protein — protein sequence MASTIGPKGTAWKAASVVTEALRNFVALPSSADRDLALDLETLRLRSRQLFQNNTFSRAMIESFTTNVVGTGCKCRPTLRLMDVVGLNAEQAEEWCRKTQRLFELWAESKNCDAERKNNFAQLQHLAFKSAKIGGDSFGLACYDKKNSAFGLCIKILEADRCQNPFGSFDSDALVHGVEVDKSGMPTAFHFSSKPTWSIDSYSDTVDCVRIPAYDALGYPNVIHVMSVDRTDQRRGVPLLAPLIMQLKQLERYQDAELMAAVVSACVTAVVTSNNDEEADDMGADEGNTETDSYGNPVNGTAPSLELSMKPGGIWSLPNKYSASLLNTTRPNVNYQPFVESIFSEAGAAAGSSYEVILKNFHTSNYNAVRAAVLESRKTFNRMRNDFISDFCQPIYEKWLAQAILTGLIDAPGFFDDPMKRAAWCGCRWISDAAFLLDPLKETQAIKMQIDEQLMDRDTACAMVNGGEYDVITDQLAKELSMRKAKGLGEPGSVTKTESFSVSTDDTNESSLN from the coding sequence ATGGCTAGTACGATCGGTCCAAAAGGTACTGCGTGGAAGGCGGCGTCCGTTGTAACGGAGGCCTTGCGAAATTTTGTTGCGCTTCCGAGTTCTGCTGACCGTGATCTGGCCTTGGACCTGGAAACACTTCGTTTGCGTAGCCGCCAGCTTTTCCAGAACAACACTTTCAGTCGCGCGATGATTGAAAGTTTTACCACCAATGTTGTTGGTACTGGCTGTAAGTGCCGTCCTACTCTTCGTTTGATGGATGTGGTTGGGCTAAATGCGGAACAGGCCGAAGAATGGTGTCGAAAGACGCAACGTCTTTTTGAACTTTGGGCTGAATCGAAAAACTGTGATGCAGAGCGCAAGAATAACTTTGCTCAACTTCAGCATCTTGCTTTCAAGTCAGCAAAAATTGGCGGTGACAGCTTCGGTCTTGCTTGCTATGACAAGAAAAATTCCGCATTTGGTCTTTGCATTAAAATCCTTGAAGCTGACCGTTGCCAGAACCCATTTGGTTCTTTTGATTCCGACGCTCTTGTTCATGGAGTAGAAGTTGATAAGAGTGGTATGCCGACTGCATTCCATTTCTCTTCCAAACCTACATGGAGCATTGACTCTTATTCTGATACGGTTGATTGTGTTCGTATTCCTGCTTATGATGCGCTCGGTTATCCGAATGTGATTCACGTTATGTCTGTTGATCGTACAGACCAACGTCGAGGTGTCCCTCTGCTGGCTCCTTTAATTATGCAGCTTAAGCAGCTGGAACGATATCAGGATGCAGAACTTATGGCTGCTGTAGTCAGTGCTTGCGTTACTGCAGTCGTTACCAGCAATAATGACGAAGAAGCCGATGATATGGGCGCTGACGAAGGAAACACGGAAACGGATTCTTACGGAAATCCTGTGAATGGAACGGCGCCTTCGCTTGAACTGTCGATGAAACCTGGTGGAATTTGGTCTTTGCCGAACAAGTACAGCGCAAGTCTGCTGAATACGACTCGACCGAATGTAAACTATCAGCCGTTTGTCGAGTCCATTTTTAGTGAGGCTGGCGCTGCTGCGGGTTCGAGCTATGAGGTGATTTTAAAGAATTTCCATACATCGAATTATAACGCAGTTCGTGCAGCGGTCCTTGAGAGCCGAAAGACATTCAACCGCATGCGCAATGACTTTATTTCGGATTTTTGTCAGCCCATTTATGAAAAATGGCTTGCTCAAGCAATCCTAACGGGTCTTATTGACGCTCCTGGTTTCTTTGATGATCCGATGAAACGCGCCGCATGGTGTGGATGTCGTTGGATTTCTGATGCAGCTTTCCTTTTGGATCCGCTTAAGGAGACCCAGGCAATCAAGATGCAGATTGACGAACAGCTTATGGACCGTGATACTGCTTGCGCCATGGTCAATGGCGGCGAATACGATGTGATTACAGACCAGCTTGCAAAGGAACTGAGTATGCGCAAGGCAAAGGGTCTTGGCGAACCTGGTAGCGTAACTAAGACTGAAAGTTTCTCTGTATCGACTGATGATACGAACGAAAGTTCTTTGAACTAG